Below is a genomic region from Rhodococcus sp. WMMA185.
CAGATTGCGCTGCTTGCGGATCTTGATGAAGTCGTCGAGGAAGCCGACAGCGCCGAGCGCGGTCGTCAGACCCAGCACCAGCAGTCCCGACGCCGACGGTCCGTCTGCGCCATAACCCATGCCGATCAGATGCGCGCCCCAGTAACCGGCCCACAACCCGGCCAGGATGGCGACGCCACCCATGGTCGGGGTGCCGCGCTTCGCGTGGTGACTCTCCGGACCCTCGGTCCGAATTTCCTGGCCGAACCCTTGGCGGGAGAAGGCCTTGACCAGAACCGGGGTCAGCATGATCGAGACGGCGAGCGCGATACCCGCTGCGAAGAGGATCTGTCTCACTGCTCGGCCTCCGAACCCTTCGGCCCCGTAGTTTCTGCCAGCACCGCGTCCGCGACCTCCCACAACCCGATGGACTTCGACGCCTTGACCAAAACCAGGTCGCCCGGTTGCAACTGTTCTTCGAGCACTGCGACTGCCCCGGCAATGTCGGGGACGAGGATCGACTCCTCACCCCACGAACCCTCCATTACCGCGCCCTGATGCATAGCGCGCGAGGGCCGGCCGGTTCCGACGACGATCAGCCGGCTCACGTCCAACCGGACCGCAAATCTGCCGATCGCGTCATGTTCGACCACCGATTCCGGGCCCAGCTCGGCCATTTCGCCCAGTACAGCCCAACTTCGACGCGCCTGACCGCGACCCGTCCTCGCCATCGACACCAGAGCCTTGATCGCGGCCCGCATCGAATCGGGATTCGCGTTGTACGAATCGTTGATCACCGTGACACCGTCTGGGCGATCGCGAACGTCCATCCTGCGGGCCGATACCGCGGAGGCACCACCGAGGACACGAGCGATCTGCTCGAGGTCGGCTCCACACTCGAGCGCCACGGCCGCGGCGGCGAGAGCATTGCCGACCTGGTGCTCACCGTGCACGACCAACGACACCGGGACGCTGCCCGCGGGTGTGGTGAGGGTGAACCGTGCCCTGGCCTTCTCGTCGAGGGTGACGTCGGTCGCCCGTACGTCCGCTGTTTCCGACTGGCCTACCAGCACTACCCGCGCCGACGTGCGTGTCGCCATCGCCGCCACCAGCGGGTCATCGGCGTTGAGGATCGCAACACCACCGTCGGCGGCGGACGGCAACGATTCCACGAGTTCGCCCTTGGCTGCGGCGATAGCGTCCCGCGAGCCGAATTCTCCGAGGTGCGCCGTTCCGACATTGAGGACAACCCCGATTTTCGGGGTAGCGATGTCCGCGAGCGCAGAGATATGGCCACGACCGCGGGCCGACATCTCCAAGACCAGGAATCGTGTGTCAGCGTCCGCCCGTAGAGCGGTCCACGGATGTCCGAGTTCGTTGTTGAACGATCCGGGGGGCGCAACCACCGGCCCCAGCGGGCGCAAGAGCGCGGCGAGCAGGTCCTTGGTGGACGTCTTTCCGGCGGATCCGGTGACACCGACGACGGTCAACCCGTTCGCGGCGAGGCCGTCGACGGAGGCGCGGGCGAGCGACGCCAGGGCCCCCAGTACAGCAGCGCCCGATCCGTCGGCGTCATGTTCGAGAGCCATCGCGCGGCTGGGGACATCACCGGGCTTGGGGGGCAGCACGATGGCGGGCACGCCAACCGGACGGGCAGCCAGTACCGCTACCGCGCCGGCCTCGATGGCAGCGGCCGAATGGTCATGGCCGTCGACGCGGGCGCCGGGCAGAGCGAGAAACAGTCCCCCGTCAGCGATTTCGCGCGAATCGAACTCGACCGTACCGGTCACTTCGACGCACGGATCGTCGACGTCGTGCAGTTCGCCGCCCACGATCTGTGCAATGCGAGCGAGTGTCATGGGGATCATCGCGTTCCTCCGACTACTCGCTCGATCGCAGCGCCCAGTACGTCGCGGTCGTCAAATGGGTACTTCACCCCGTTTATCTCCTGACCGATCTCGTGTCCCTTACCCGCAACCAGAACTACATCGCCTGTTTGCGCCCAACCGACGGCATCGGCAATTGCCTTCGCCCGATCGGCTACTTCCCATACCTGTCCCCGCTCGGGTTCGGGTACATCGAGAGCGCCCTCCCGCACGGCGGCCCGGATCGCGGCCGGATCCTCGGTACGCGGGTTGTCGTCGGTGACGACCACGAGGTCGGCACCGCGCGCGGCCGCGGCACCCATCAGGGGCCGCTTCTGCGCGTCACGGTCACCGCCGGCACCCACCACGATGGCGATCCTGCCTTGCACCTGCTCGCGCAAAGTCGCGATCACTGCTTCGAGCGCGGCGGGTTTGTGCGCGTAGTCGACGACCGCGAGGAAGTCCTGCCCCCGCTCGATCCGCTCCACCCGGCCCGGCACGTCGACGGCGGCAATACCCAGGGCGGCGTCCTGCGGGTCGACGCCGGCAGTCGCGCACAGCGCAATGGCAAGAGAGGCGTTGGCCACGTTGTACCGCCCGGGCAGCCGGAGCACGACCTCATGCGTCGTTCCCTCCGCGGCCGTGAGGGCGAAGGTCTGCGTGCCCGAAGGCGACACCGTCGCGGGACCAGCAGTCCACGAAGCGCCCTCGCCCTGCGGCGTAGTGGCCACCGTCGTCACATCCGAATTCGCGCCCCGCGCCACTTCGGCCATCCGCTGCCCCCACTCGTCATCGACGCAGATGACTGCGCGTTCTGCGTGCGTCGGCGAATCGGCGGAGAAGAGGCGCGACTTGGCCGCAAAGTAGTCCTCGAAGTCACGATGAAAGTCCAAGTGGTCCCGCGAGAGGTTCGTGAACGCACCTATGTCGAAGCGGACTCCATCGACACGGCCGAGGGACAGGGCGTGACTGGATACCTCCATGACCACGGTGTCGACCCCCTGCTCGAGCATGACTGCAAACAAGGCGTGCAGCTGCGGGGCTTCCGGGGTCGTCAGTGCGCTGGGTATCCGTCGCCCACTCATGCGAGTTTCGATGGTGCCGACGAGCC
It encodes:
- a CDS encoding UDP-N-acetylmuramoyl-L-alanyl-D-glutamate--2,6-diaminopimelate ligase is translated as MPVPPRRQSASSEVPRQHSASLEVTVSDDLRPSHPIRTTVGALAALTGARLEAPTGSADDVIVTGVSLRAQAIAPGDLFAGLPGARTHGAEFAAEALGRGATAIFTDEAGFARVSELASEVPVLVHDNPRGVLGELSATIYGRPSEQMQVIGITGTSGKTTTSYLLESALIAAGRTTGLVGTIETRMSGRRIPSALTTPEAPQLHALFAVMLEQGVDTVVMEVSSHALSLGRVDGVRFDIGAFTNLSRDHLDFHRDFEDYFAAKSRLFSADSPTHAERAVICVDDEWGQRMAEVARGANSDVTTVATTPQGEGASWTAGPATVSPSGTQTFALTAAEGTTHEVVLRLPGRYNVANASLAIALCATAGVDPQDAALGIAAVDVPGRVERIERGQDFLAVVDYAHKPAALEAVIATLREQVQGRIAIVVGAGGDRDAQKRPLMGAAAARGADLVVVTDDNPRTEDPAAIRAAVREGALDVPEPERGQVWEVADRAKAIADAVGWAQTGDVVLVAGKGHEIGQEINGVKYPFDDRDVLGAAIERVVGGTR
- a CDS encoding UDP-N-acetylmuramoyl-tripeptide--D-alanyl-D-alanine ligase, which gives rise to MIPMTLARIAQIVGGELHDVDDPCVEVTGTVEFDSREIADGGLFLALPGARVDGHDHSAAAIEAGAVAVLAARPVGVPAIVLPPKPGDVPSRAMALEHDADGSGAAVLGALASLARASVDGLAANGLTVVGVTGSAGKTSTKDLLAALLRPLGPVVAPPGSFNNELGHPWTALRADADTRFLVLEMSARGRGHISALADIATPKIGVVLNVGTAHLGEFGSRDAIAAAKGELVESLPSAADGGVAILNADDPLVAAMATRTSARVVLVGQSETADVRATDVTLDEKARARFTLTTPAGSVPVSLVVHGEHQVGNALAAAAVALECGADLEQIARVLGGASAVSARRMDVRDRPDGVTVINDSYNANPDSMRAAIKALVSMARTGRGQARRSWAVLGEMAELGPESVVEHDAIGRFAVRLDVSRLIVVGTGRPSRAMHQGAVMEGSWGEESILVPDIAGAVAVLEEQLQPGDLVLVKASKSIGLWEVADAVLAETTGPKGSEAEQ